Proteins encoded together in one Felis catus isolate Fca126 chromosome B3, F.catus_Fca126_mat1.0, whole genome shotgun sequence window:
- the TMEM251 gene encoding transmembrane protein 251 isoform X3: MMNFRQRMGWIGVGLYLLASAAAFYYVFEINETYNRLALEHIQQHPEEPLEGTTWTHSLKARLLSLPFWFWTIIFLIPYLQMFLFLYSCTRADPKTVGYCIIPICLAVICNRHQAFVKASNQISRLQLIDT; the protein is encoded by the coding sequence ATGATGAACTTCCGTCAGAGGATGGGATGGATTGGAGTGGGATTGTATTTGTTAGCAAGTGCAGCAGCATTTTACTATGTTTTTGAAATCAATGAGACTTACAACAGGCTGGCCTTGGAACACATTCAGCAGCACCCGGAAGAGCCCCTTGAAGGAACCACATGGACACACTCCTTGAAAGCTCGGTTACTCTCCCTGCCGTTTTGGTTTTGGACAATTATTTTTCTGATCCCTTATTTACAGatgtttttgttcctttattcttgTACGAGAGCTGACCCCAAAACGGTGGGCTATTGTATTATCCCCATATGCTTGGCAGTTATTTGCAATCGCCACCAGGCATTTGTCAAGGCTTCTAATCAGATCAGCAGACTACAACTGATTGACACGTAA
- the TMEM251 gene encoding transmembrane protein 251 isoform X1 has product MVAFSEMPKPPDYSELSDSLTLAVGTGRFSGPLHRAWRMMNFRQRMGWIGVGLYLLASAAAFYYVFEINETYNRLALEHIQQHPEEPLEGTTWTHSLKARLLSLPFWFWTIIFLIPYLQMFLFLYSCTRADPKTVGYCIIPICLAVICNRHQAFVKASNQISRLQLIDT; this is encoded by the exons ATGGTGGCTTTCTCTGAAATGCCCAAACCACCCGATTATTCAGAACTGAGTGACTCTTTAACGCTTGCCGTGGGAACAGGAAGATTTTCGGGACCATT gcaCAGAGCATGGAGAATGATGAACTTCCGTCAGAGGATGGGATGGATTGGAGTGGGATTGTATTTGTTAGCAAGTGCAGCAGCATTTTACTATGTTTTTGAAATCAATGAGACTTACAACAGGCTGGCCTTGGAACACATTCAGCAGCACCCGGAAGAGCCCCTTGAAGGAACCACATGGACACACTCCTTGAAAGCTCGGTTACTCTCCCTGCCGTTTTGGTTTTGGACAATTATTTTTCTGATCCCTTATTTACAGatgtttttgttcctttattcttgTACGAGAGCTGACCCCAAAACGGTGGGCTATTGTATTATCCCCATATGCTTGGCAGTTATTTGCAATCGCCACCAGGCATTTGTCAAGGCTTCTAATCAGATCAGCAGACTACAACTGATTGACACGTAA
- the TMEM251 gene encoding transmembrane protein 251 isoform X2, translated as MFTHRAWRMMNFRQRMGWIGVGLYLLASAAAFYYVFEINETYNRLALEHIQQHPEEPLEGTTWTHSLKARLLSLPFWFWTIIFLIPYLQMFLFLYSCTRADPKTVGYCIIPICLAVICNRHQAFVKASNQISRLQLIDT; from the exons ATGTTCAC gcaCAGAGCATGGAGAATGATGAACTTCCGTCAGAGGATGGGATGGATTGGAGTGGGATTGTATTTGTTAGCAAGTGCAGCAGCATTTTACTATGTTTTTGAAATCAATGAGACTTACAACAGGCTGGCCTTGGAACACATTCAGCAGCACCCGGAAGAGCCCCTTGAAGGAACCACATGGACACACTCCTTGAAAGCTCGGTTACTCTCCCTGCCGTTTTGGTTTTGGACAATTATTTTTCTGATCCCTTATTTACAGatgtttttgttcctttattcttgTACGAGAGCTGACCCCAAAACGGTGGGCTATTGTATTATCCCCATATGCTTGGCAGTTATTTGCAATCGCCACCAGGCATTTGTCAAGGCTTCTAATCAGATCAGCAGACTACAACTGATTGACACGTAA